A segment of the Ipomoea triloba cultivar NCNSP0323 chromosome 1, ASM357664v1 genome:
CAAACTGTTaaatctactagatcaatgatTTTGATATGTCCACGGGTTCTCACCTACTGCATGTTTATCACCTGATTATGGGCATATATCATTTAGATAAATTATTGaggaaattacatttttggtttaGTACGTTATACTTGTGGTACACACTTAGTCTCTAAGTTATATGTGTGACTATCTTAACCCCTAAATTATGCACGAAGACGTAATTTTAGTCCCTCAAGGACTCTTTCTGCCACGAATATGTTATTTAATAAAGTAAATGATTTGGTACGGTCGTCCttaatggactaaaattgtcactttGTAACTAACTTATGAATTAAAGATGATCACGTATATAATTCAGCAACTAATTAAGTCTATACCATTATATAATTGAAAgaccaaaaatataaaattttcctgAATTATCTTGCAAAATTTTGTCATCTCGAATACTAATTTTGATGACTACAGTAAATAGAAATGGgtgataatatttttaaaataaattaattttacttttaggGGATGTTAGGTTGGATGGAAAAGTTTTTTCATGGAAAACCTCTTTTTTAAGTGGAGGAaaatgtttgtgtgtgtgtgtttggttcatggagtTCATTTTCCAGTGGAAAATGAACTCCGCacatttcaagaaaaaaaatcctTGGTAGGACATGTGGGGAGTTTGTTTTCCATGTAAGTTGGGAAGAAAAACGAGATAACTATTTTaccattttttgttctttctttttctattacttttattactccatactcattattttttacaatttcaAATCCAACCAAGCAATGAAATAGATATTCCCAATATTTTTTCACcaatcaaacaatgaaatttatcTTCCTAGTAATCccttttccatgaaatttcaatttcattcctcataaaatattttttgcgAACCAAAATTAAACAGActaaattataatcaatattctttttattgtattattatgggCATACTATAAAACATCTTTCTAATTTTATCATGTAATGCATGATATTTGACTAGTAACTCATATTcatgtttatgatttttattaataatatcaaCTAAATAATACTTACTGATGGCTTTATGGGTATGTAATGAactagaaataatttttttttttgaaaactgaaataatttttttattagttgCTAAGTAAGAATTGAACTCTGGTGTTTGTGTAGAAAATTAGGACAAGCTAGACATCATTAAGCTAGTTATTAGGATgtaattattgtatggaccatggtccacacagctgtgtggaccataataaaatgtacactTTTACTgcactaaatgtacattatttttgtactgaatgtacattatttttatactataaaaataatgtacattcagtacacaaataatgtatattccctgaatacaatgtacattatttttatattgaatgtacattatatgatagtatggtccacacagctgtgtggaccataatgatTGAGGATGTAGTGAACCTAGGGATGATATTTAAAGGGAGGCATAAAGCCCATTTATAATGTTTGGACCTTGTTTTATTTGCTGACAAGTGTGTGGTCTTCATTAGCCTTTCACCTTAGTTATACATGTGTCTCATCTTGACCCTCACTACTTTGTTGCCAATACCCTTCAATTGAATATGTATATAACTTGTCGCACCTTTATATGCAAGAACGTAACTAAGTAGGTTGGTTAGTCAGTGCTTGTTCCTCTATCTAAGAGGTCGCGTAAGTTAAATACTCATTGGCTACCCCTAATATTTTGTTCCCTCCCCTCAAACCATATGTATGGTGCTAGTTTACATACCTTGTCGATGAGATGCCGCATGTCCGACGGGGCCAACTCAGCCCCCGGCGTGTGGAGTCTGACGGGCCCTCCCACCGATCCGGCGTCGATTGGCTAATGACCCATTTTGAACCACCTAGTGGAGGCTATGACCCCTTCTTGTGGTCATTAACAATTgttattgtacttttttttttcctccaggGATCAATTAACATTTGCTGAAATAAACTGCTATGGCCCGGGGTCTAACACCTCAAATAGAGTTGCATGGGAGGCACAATTGAGCCAAGAAATGACGGACTACTTTGTCAACATCACCAACTTCATTGACGTTGATCAGTGGGTTAGCAACCAACCTCTTTAATTCTAATGCTTTAGTAATAAGCCAAGTACATatatttggtttttgttttactttttgctGTTTTGTACTAATGGTCCAATCCACTGAATCGAGTAAAAGTTTAGATGGGTGAATAAACTTgtaaactttttcaaaaaatatatgtgtgtgtacgaTTTAGTAACTTTATTTCACGATAATACATTACATAAGTTTTACGATTGCattaatgtttatttaaattatatctagacttttttattttataatggttaaaattttaattagtgtttaattaaatgtaattaaaaaaaattgtggggGGCACCATGGCCCACAACTCTTTATCAGGCATGGTGAGCTAGCGATTTCGGCAAATGTAcaaccataatcaaatgtacatttttaatgtactaaatgtacattatttttgtattgaatgtacattatttttatactataaaaataatgtacattcagtacacaaataatgtacatctcctgaatataatgtacattatttttatactgaatgtacattatttttatattgaatgtgcattatttaatagtatgctCCACACacctgtgtgaaccatggtccacacaataatgattgagcaATTTCTAGGTCGGCCTCATCATCAAAATAGTAGGTTTTGGTGGGCTAGTTGTATCAACCCACTTTAAGTCCTTCCACAATAGATTAGTTCTTTGCACACATATTTAAGCTCCACCTAGGATAGGAGGgaggcaaaaagaaaaagaaaaacaaggaaaaaaataaaatacgaAATGTTagaagagagggagagagaattgCATTTTGTTGGTTGTTTTTTCCGGTGGACCCCACAAAATGTCAGAAAAATCCCAAACTCCTGCAAGTTAtatttctcttctctctcttctctctctttcatCCACCTCAcccattttttcttaaaatctgGTCCAAAAGCTATCAATGGGGAGGGCCCCCAATACTATCTGAGCATTaacataaacaaatattatttttaatctaaatgaaaagaaaaaaaaaactattagaAGGATTATAATGTAATCTTTGGTCCGACATATAGAACTGATAGAAGGAAAGGTGAAGTAATATAATGATACGTCAAAATTTGAACCTAGTAGATAAAATTAAagtagaaaatataatttttttttttaggatttaTGTAGCGTTTACTTATACTTTTCAGTTTTTTGTTctctatttcttatttttcaattaataaacgggtctaaaaatgatattattatttacaaatgaaaaattgatacACCCATAAGAATAGGATAGTTAATTGTagaaagtattatattattagaattatatATGAACATTATAATAggagttattatattattagaattaagaaaatattagaATATGAATTATCATTAGGTTTAGTAGAACATTAGAATTAGCTAGACTTTAGGAATACAATATTATAACTAATAGGCTCCATGTATTGTGAAAGAACAACCaaaacaataatacaattttttatacTTACATTCTATCTCTATATTTTCTCCCTCAATTCTTTATTGGAGCTAGCACCCGCTCGAAGTAGTATCTATTTGATATGAGATTGTATCAATTGATATTTTCATTGAGTTTTAAAAGTATCAATTATATTACTGCTTTCATTGAATTGcaacatattaaattaatttgtattgCAAAACTAATTGCTGCCAATAAAACAAGGAATTGGAGGACTGCCTTGAATCTTGATAGGTTTCACAAATCAATTTCTTGGATTATTTTGATTTGTGTTATTATGGATAAACCGCCCTATATTAAACATATGAATCATACATTTCAACGGCTTGTTAATTCGTTGGAGAAATTGAAATTGTTTATCACTCTAGTATTATTCTACACCTAGCTACAAATTTGTAGACACgttgaattaaaattattaatgagTAACCCCAACAAATTTACACCGAAGTTGTCTTCAAAAAGTGGCTTCAACTACCACCATTGGATGGTAAAGATCCTTATAGATGGGCTTCCCTAGTTCAaggatattttaatttcaatgatATCCCGGTTGCACAACGAGTACAACTCGTATCTTTTATCATGGATGAAAATGCACATGAATgatataaaagattaaaatcTAGAGCTCTCAAAGCGGATTGACGGGCCTGTCAAAACATGCCCAGATGACGTCGAGGACAGACAAAGGGCGTCGTCATGTCGAGCACCGAGCACGAGCACGGAGAATGGCGGTTGGCAGAGCACTGGGATTTGGCAAAGAAGGAGAGGGACTCGACATGAGTTATGGGAAGAGCGGAATAGGCTTTAGATTGTCAGAATGGTAGGATTAGAAAAAGGATAAAGCACAAATAAGTCACTGAACAATTTGGAAATAACAAATAAGTCATCAAACTCGAATAACcttcaaataagccattgaacatTTGAACtcgaaaataaataaataaataattaattaattaattaacatttttaacaggttaacTCTAGGTTTTTTGTGACTGAATTGtcaaatgtttattttatttactttattattattattatccctttttttaaataaaaaaaaacattattataatcCACCTAAGCAACCCATGTGGAATAAGACCGATTTTGCAAGAAAGGAGATCGTTGTGTCCTTCccgttttggggaaaaatgcGCTGATATGCCGAGTTTTTGCTCaattttatcaagaaattctCGTCTTGGGAAAcaaatataatctttttttaaagataagTAGATGAAGACCAATGGAGACTAAAGTTAGTCTCCATTGATCTTCATATCCAGATTCATGGAGACAAAGATGCTTCAGGGTCCATTGACCTTCATCTCCATATCTCCATGGAGATGAAGAAGCATCTTCGTCCCCATAGATCTGGAGACCGACTTCTTCGGTCGAAGGCAGCTTGCGTGGCTgtcttttttttataataaaataatttaaattagtgTTGTTGGGAATATTTgttattaggttttgatgataccaaaaatgtgttagaatttatttgtaattattagtctccaaaaaaagaaaatgaagaaacatcaAGTTCAGTAAACTGCTACAGTAAGGTTCAGTAAACTGCTACAGTACTTCGAGAGGTGCTACAGTACCATTCGCATGAGGCACTTTTGAACAAAGTTTtgaggccgaagaagaagacaataatCCATGAGAGGAGGATGGAAAAGGAGTTTGGATATCATAGAATAAGGATATGATCCACGAGAGGTGGATTGGAAAGCCAAAGTACTCGTGAGAGGAAGATTAAAATGGTTGCAAGACATCAAGTTCGCGCTGCTACAGTACTTCGAGAGATGCTACAGTACTTCGAGAGGTGCTACAATACCATCCGCAGGAGACGTTTTTTAACGGAGTTTTGAGGCCAAAGAAGAACATAAAAATCCACGAGAGGAGGATGGAAAAGGAGTTTGGATATCATAGAATAAGGATATGATTCACGAGAGGTGGATTGGAAAGCCAAAAGACTTGTGAGAGGTGGATCAAAATGGCTGCGAGACATCAAATTTTCGAGAGATGCTACAGTACTATTGCTACAGTGAATTCGAGAGAtcgagagttcgagagatcGATCGAGAGGTTCGAAAGATCACAAGAGATGAAAACTCGATGCTACAGTACTCGAGAGGTAAATAGTACTATTGCTACAGTGACATGAATAGTACTATTGCTACAGTAATCACGAAAAATACTCAGATGAAATTGGTTCAATGAGTATTATTCTAGCAAGAAGACTTTTGAAAGAAGAAGTTGCGAGAGGTATGAAGAAATCCTTCAAGCTAGTTCAAGATTCaactaaggaattaattatacacTTGGAAGATGTCACATGGGAAAAGGTAATATGggtgacaatattttatttgaaagagttcaaataaaattcaaagtgatCAGGAGAAAGCTAAAGATAGAGAATGGgcatgaatattttattcaagaaagatgggctcaagatagtggaaagaatattaaatcaagcatgaagacaaagtttcttATCAACATGCAAGACACCATACGGGAATTATGGGAGTAGAATATTTTATGGAAGACTTCAAGTGGGATTTCAGATCAAGCTAGCACATGGGATACAAATTAAGGTGGAGCTTCAACGGGTAAAGTATGGAGACTTGAACaaggaaatattttatcaactcCACTAAGCACGTGAAggagacaaaaattaatgtgggTTGTTTGGCAGATTTGGACTGCTGCCAAACGGTCAACTTAGCAACGGGAATATTTCTTCCAAAATATAAAACCCCAAGGCTTAGAAGAAAAAATAGTGAATACCAAGGGGGAAAACAAGACAGTGAATGCACataaagaaaagagaggaaaagcTCAGCTTCGAGACATAAAATTCCAGTGTGCATATTCTAagcttaaaagataaaagaatcactttgattcttttactagtccagcacaaacacaacaacaccaactttcgaagggaagttttgagtaggcagtgaaggataggtggacggtgcggccattcgctatctcaaggattgtcaggcagtgaaggataggaagacggtgcggctgttttctatctcaaggattgccaAGAAGGGAAGAAGCGGGTTGCTTCTGTCCAGACTTTGTATTGGTGAAAATACATAGTGGATttgctccttggagtgaaaggagaacagtggacgtaggctgcgttggccgaaccactcAAATTCATCTCTTGCACTTTACTtcactgttattattattattgtgcaacTAACCCCATAACTCTTATTCACACGAGCACACAATTTACAAAACGCTACAATCATTATTTTACGCAAGCTTGAGACTTCCGCTGCaaggaaatttatttccttaattcttttcagctcactttgagttagaatcgaaaatttgataaagtctattcaacccccccttctagactttatAGCTTGCTCatccgggaccaacaagtgtcACATAAGTAATGTAACCGGTGACAAAGCAAAGTAACATGTTATTTGGTACAATTGTATCGTTTGATGGCTTGTAACATGTTAAGTTGTTTGAtggtttaattgtaattttttttagttcatggtCCAAATGTATTTTCGTGTCTAGCTTATTGActtatttgaaccttattccttaatAACAAGGgacaaacaaaatatataagcCTTGTTTGCTAATTAGCAGTTAGCGAATTGTACTAGCAGAGAAATGTATAGTAAAATTAGTTATTTCTGATTAGCGGATAACATGATAAAAGACATATATGGTCAATATGAACATgtgtatattttataaaaacaagttattagttatataataataattatccttcaaaaaaaaagttatataataattattaattatgcaaaataataaatttaataaataatgtagacattgtaaaaaataaataaaaataattgttaattatgaattatataatactatctaattagtttttaaatattttttattaatatttataaaattattaaaatagcataattataaattaatactttttttaaaaataaaagtaaaataaaaaaaataaaaaaaagttgggCGATGCGGGTGTCATCACCTAggtgtaaaaataaaaaaataaaaaataaaaataaaaaatggaccGCCCTTTGAAGTTGTGTTTATATGCACAAGGGCATTTCAAGAATCAAAAAGATTTTTTCTAAATTGCtcgcaagaaaaggaaaaattacaattttagcCCTTCAATCGTTCTTGAATTGTTAATGTGGTCCTATCTTTTAGTTTTATGGAATCTTGTCCTCCCATTATCccaaaagttaaaattttggtCCTTGGTGTTATATGCTCTATTACCAATGTTAAATATTAGGGTTtcttaaggataaattaggaattttacattgtcttctctcttctttcctccaacaacaacaacaacaacaacaataataataataataataattattattattattattattattataataataattattattattattattattattattgtttagaAAAGTGTAGCATGCAAAGCTATGCACATCCATGTTAAGATGCAAGAAACTGACAAACAACTGTCCACCACTTTCATGTGATAGAAGACTGTTCCATAATCAAAGCTAAGGATTGAACCGTTGAAAATGATTTTCTTCGTCTTTAATGATAATTGTCCATTTTGTCTTGTAGTGGCCCTCTTAAAAGAGATTAGACACCCAATTAAGAAGTTATCTGTTGATCTATACCCGATTTTGAGTGGTACATGATCTGTGATTTAGTTCCAATCTTTATAGGTTATATAATAACCTCATCAAGTCAAACCTAATTAGCTCATAAAATGGACCAAGTTAGCTCAACACAATCTATTTGCCACCTCTATCATCAGTGCAAGGGGCAAATATACCTCTTGAAGCAACTACATGTCTACATGGGAATATTATGGTCAAAGTCACAATTTCATAGTTCAACCTTAGATGACAAGGATTTGTTTCAAGTCTACCCTGGGCTTGTACAGATTCTTATTATCCAAATAATGACACCACAAAATATTGCTTCTTATTTCCTTTCCTGGTCATTATAGCTTTGGTCTATTTGATGACTGAATGGATAGTTCAAATTCAACTATAAGACCAGTTTGGTTGGCGTAAGCAGCAGTGCACTGTCATTCCTTAAAAGAGGTTGGAAATTTGAACCCCTCTCGTATGAAAAATCAATATGGTCAACACTTTGTACATTAATTGGCCAATCCGGTGCAAAAGGAGATTAGTCTAAATATAGTGCGAGCAAAAAGGTGTCTCCTACAATTAGAACCTGCTAAAAACACCTCGTggtttaacttttaaaaatataaaaaaaaaaaaaaaaaagcagttcCTTAAACTAATCCTTGTTCACGACGGGCTATAAGAAAATGTTTGTAGTAAAAATAGAAACCTATAACACCAATAAGTTCATTAAAAATGTTCATTATGTGGCCCCTAAAAAAATGTTCAAACAAGCTCTCATTAGTCAGCACAGATATGATAAATGATGGAAGAGAAATGTTTATGTTTTTGGAATGAAAGGAAACTTAAATACTGCCACTATTAGAGAATCAATGAAAAGGGAAAGGAAATCTATAGCTAGACATCAGTAAAAATTCTCGTTTTAAGAACTGGAAATCTGCAGTGTTTCAGCCTCCGGGTGCAGTTAGGATGGCTTTGTTGCTACTCCGATTGTCTAGTTGCTCCTTTGTGCCCCGGCCCCAGGTAGTAAGCTCGAAAGGGTGGGAACTCCTTGGCTTCTCATTTCCTCTTGCGCACGTCTGATTTCTTCGGGATCTGCCCAAGATTAGATAAAATCAAGTGTTAGCATAAACACTGTACCACGATTCATAAAGATGAGTTCGCGAATGAATCAATTGTCACTATTATGAGGTCTTTCTTGAAAACAATTGTCGCTATACTAAGATGTCCCTTCTTGAAATCAAAGGGCAAAAGATATAAATCACCTATGAAGTGCAGTTCATGTATTTTTAGTGTTTCTAACGGATTCATCCTACATGACTGGAGAAATCCCGATATCCCAATCCAATTCTATCACTAACATGGTTCAATCTCACAGCATCTTTCACAATCGATAATTGTGTTGCTTATTAAAAGGGAATGAAGATTACAGTTATCAATACAATATAGGTTTTACTGTTTTAAAATGCTAATGAACTTTGAAAATGCTAATGAACTTTTATAGGACATCCTTACCCATATTTTCTACCAATTTAGGCATTACAAACACCACGAGCAGCATGAAGCCAACCATCAAACCCATGGGGCTTTTTACTATAGACATTACGGAGAACGGTTCCCTAATCTGCAAGGGAAAGAAAAATACatcaaattttaaagaaaataaaccatttggccagtcccctatcacttagtgtgctgaccgtTGGGACGGAGGTTAGTCTTCTGACTGTCGGCTAGAGGGATACCTTGggaaaaacccaaaaaaaaaaaaaaaaaaaaaaagaggaaatatGAGTGGGATTGAAGTCGAAGTCAATCTGACCTCATAGTACTGCTCCTCCCTCAATGGTTCCAACACTAGTTCAGTCAAAACCCTTCTATTCTCCGTCAGTGCTGCTTGAACCTTACCTGGGTTTCTGGCACTGACATCAACTCGGACCTGAGGACCAGATAGTGGTAAGAAGCATATAAATCTGTgtagataattaattatacgAGTGATGTGGGTAAGAAGCTCACTGGGGAGAAGAAATAGCCTATTGCATCCACTTCAATCAGATGCGTCCCAGCTGGCACATTATGGCTTTAAGCACATGGGGTTAAGGAATTACAATGAACATAGAAAACGCTCTTGAATCTCATAGGAAGACAGAACAGCACTCTGATTTCTAAGTTTCAATCACAAGCTAGCAAAATACTCAATGTTCATGGCCAAAATCAATATACAAACAAAACAGTTTGATGATACGAAGTCAGAGGATTAGCTTAACACATTAAAACATAAGTGACAGGATACAATGAAAAATATCCATCAGGTCTCAGAAAAGTAACTCTTTGGCCACCGTTGAGTAACACCTTGACGTCTGAAGCCTTAGCCAGCAGACCTGATCCTTTCAAG
Coding sequences within it:
- the LOC116010412 gene encoding ER membrane protein complex subunit 7 homolog isoform X1; protein product: MTRPIFLPLLFLLQLSFWSLAVASGNSDGYTINGRVKLPGFNLKGSGLLAKASDVKVLLNGGQRVTFLRPDGYFSFHNVPAGTHLIEVDAIGYFFSPVRVDVSARNPGKVQAALTENRRVLTELVLEPLREEQYYEIREPFSVMSIVKSPMGLMVGFMLLVVFVMPKLVENMDPEEIRRAQEEMRSQGVPTLSSLLPGAGAQRSN
- the LOC116010412 gene encoding ER membrane protein complex subunit 7 homolog isoform X2, whose product is MTRPIFLPLLFLLQLSFWSLAVASGDGYTINGRVKLPGFNLKGSGLLAKASDVKVLLNGGQRVTFLRPDGYFSFHNVPAGTHLIEVDAIGYFFSPVRVDVSARNPGKVQAALTENRRVLTELVLEPLREEQYYEIREPFSVMSIVKSPMGLMVGFMLLVVFVMPKLVENMDPEEIRRAQEEMRSQGVPTLSSLLPGAGAQRSN